A genomic stretch from Aedes albopictus strain Foshan chromosome 2, AalbF5, whole genome shotgun sequence includes:
- the LOC109402479 gene encoding transcription initiation factor TFIID subunit 10, which produces MGDNFGIHRGPPTKKPATSSAVTSSDGSEDRTQGQILSDFLVQLEDYVPTIPDAVTSYYLNTAGFEASDPRIVRLISIAAQKFISDVANDALQHCKTRTSNAPSSGHGSSKNQQAKLSKDRKYTLTMEDLQPALNDYGITVRKAHYFV; this is translated from the exons ATGGGCGACAACTTCGGAATCCATCGTGGACCGCCAACCAAGAAGCCAGCGACATCGTCTGCGGTTACTTCCAGCGATGGTAGCGAAGATCGCACCCAAGGACAAATTTTGAGCGATTTCCTGGTTCAGCTGGAAGATTATGTACCTACG ATTCCGGATGCGGTCACGTCTTACTACCTGAACACCGCTGGATTCGAAGCTTCCGACCCAAGGAT TGTCCGGCTGATTTCGATCGCCGCGCAAAAATTCATCTCGGATGTGGCCAACGATGCCCTGCAGCACTGTAAAACTCGGACCAGTAATGCGCCCAGTTCGGGCCATGGATCGTCCAAGAATCAGCAGGCCAAGCTATCGAAGGATAGGAAGTACACGTTGACGATGGAGGATTTACAGCCGGCTTTGAACGATTATGGCATTACGGTACGGAAGGCGCACTATTTCGTCTAA